The following are encoded together in the Arcticibacterium luteifluviistationis genome:
- a CDS encoding GbsR/MarR family transcriptional regulator, whose product MELQEAKDKFIHTWGTLATQWGINRTMSQIHALLLLSPKSLNADQIMEELKISRGNVNMNLRDLMSWGLINKQLLPGERKEYFLAEKDIWKVARQIAKERKRREVEPIIETMDEIKSQLKPDTDEKKEVLKIIDDINQVTNFTNNTVQSVLKAEESWLINNFLKLFKQ is encoded by the coding sequence ATGGAACTACAAGAAGCGAAGGATAAGTTTATCCATACGTGGGGTACATTAGCTACCCAATGGGGAATAAACCGAACCATGTCGCAAATTCACGCTTTATTATTACTGTCGCCTAAATCATTGAACGCAGACCAAATAATGGAGGAATTAAAAATCTCCAGAGGAAATGTGAATATGAATTTGAGAGACCTTATGAGCTGGGGTTTAATAAATAAGCAATTACTGCCTGGAGAACGAAAAGAATACTTTTTAGCGGAAAAAGACATTTGGAAAGTAGCACGCCAAATAGCTAAAGAAAGAAAACGTAGGGAAGTAGAGCCGATTATAGAAACAATGGACGAAATTAAGTCTCAATTAAAACCAGACACCGACGAGAAAAAAGAGGTGCTAAAGATAATTGACGACATAAATCAGGTTACTAACTTCACTAACAACACAGTACAGTCTGTCTTAAAAGCAGAAGAGTCTTGGTTGATAAATAATTTCCTAAAATTATTCAAGCAATAG
- a CDS encoding FAD:protein FMN transferase: MSCKEGNKPYSVLQGYAQGSTFRIVYDPVSSDDYTAEVDSILLVIDKSMSLWDSTSIIRKVNESDEPVIVDEHFKNVFNRSVYFYEISGGAFDPTLSPLIDAWGFARKHGTGLPSDRDIDSLKNYVGLNKFRLEGNKLYKDFAGAQLNFNAIAQGYTADVLGDYLEEQGVPNYLVEIGGETKAKGLNQSGSKWKVGIEKPDFNQTSTTNAVKTVVGLTDGALVTSGSYRKYIEKDGKKYSHTLDAKTGKPVTHNLLSAAVVVPEAMDSDAYATMFMVMGKDAALKYANEHNLAIQCIFDDNGILGVAYSEAFKKLIILEN; the protein is encoded by the coding sequence TTGTCTTGTAAAGAAGGCAATAAACCCTATTCTGTTTTACAGGGCTATGCACAGGGCAGTACTTTTAGAATTGTGTATGACCCAGTGTCAAGCGATGATTACACAGCAGAGGTGGATAGCATTCTATTAGTGATTGATAAGAGTATGTCTCTTTGGGACAGCACATCTATTATTCGTAAAGTGAATGAATCTGACGAACCTGTTATTGTCGATGAGCATTTTAAGAATGTATTTAATCGCTCTGTTTATTTTTACGAAATTAGTGGGGGAGCATTTGACCCTACCCTGAGTCCATTAATTGATGCTTGGGGCTTTGCCAGAAAACATGGTACAGGTCTACCTTCGGACAGAGATATAGATAGCTTAAAGAACTATGTAGGCCTTAACAAGTTTCGTTTGGAGGGAAATAAGCTTTATAAAGATTTTGCAGGTGCTCAGTTAAATTTTAATGCTATAGCCCAAGGCTATACGGCTGATGTTCTTGGAGATTATCTTGAAGAGCAAGGTGTTCCAAATTATTTAGTTGAAATAGGAGGAGAAACAAAGGCGAAAGGTTTGAATCAATCCGGTTCGAAATGGAAAGTAGGCATTGAAAAACCTGATTTTAACCAGACAAGCACTACCAATGCAGTCAAAACGGTAGTTGGTCTGACTGACGGTGCTTTAGTGACTTCAGGGAGCTATAGGAAGTATATAGAAAAGGATGGGAAAAAGTATAGCCATACTTTAGATGCTAAGACAGGAAAACCAGTAACGCACAATCTTTTAAGTGCGGCAGTGGTGGTTCCAGAGGCGATGGATTCAGATGCTTATGCCACCATGTTTATGGTCATGGGAAAAGATGCCGCATTAAAATACGCAAACGAACATAATCTAGCTATTCAATGCATTTTTGATGACAATGGAATCTTGGGGGTGGCCTATTCTGAAGCTTTTAAGAAGCTTATTATTTTAGAAAATTAG
- the nqrF gene encoding NADH:ubiquinone reductase (Na(+)-transporting) subunit F: MLPILLSSIVVFVLVVLLFVFLILTAKAKLLPQNDVKIIVNGDKDNPIITKSGDTLLNVLGSNDLFLASACGGGGTCAMCTCNVYSGGGEVLPTETNHLNRRQVGEKLRLACQVKVKEDMEIRIPDEVFGVKKWECEVTSNYNVASFIKEFQVKLPEGENLDFEAGGYIQIDVPKTTVEFKDMDITAHPKYHETPDKFKEEWDKFNLWPLKMVNDEEVFRAYSMANHPAEGNMVSLTIRIATPPWDRAKNTWMDVNPGLCSSYIFGRKPGDKVTISGPYGEFFIKETEAEMLYIGGGAGMAPMRSHLYHLFHTLKTKRKVTFFYGGRTKRELFYIEEFREIEKEFPNFKFCIALDNPQPEDNWVLKKDINDPEGDGFKGFVHNVVIDEFLSKHEAPEDLELYFCGPPMMNQSVIKMADDWGIPEENVAFDDFGG, encoded by the coding sequence ATGCTACCTATACTTCTTAGTAGTATTGTTGTTTTTGTTTTAGTAGTACTGTTGTTCGTGTTTTTAATACTTACAGCTAAGGCTAAACTCTTGCCGCAAAACGACGTAAAAATTATCGTGAATGGCGATAAGGATAACCCTATTATTACAAAATCGGGAGACACTTTATTAAATGTTTTGGGTTCAAATGACCTGTTTTTAGCTTCTGCCTGTGGTGGAGGTGGAACATGTGCCATGTGTACTTGTAATGTTTATAGCGGAGGTGGAGAAGTTCTTCCTACCGAAACTAATCACCTCAATCGTCGTCAAGTAGGCGAAAAGCTTCGTTTGGCTTGCCAAGTGAAAGTTAAGGAGGATATGGAGATTAGAATTCCTGATGAAGTCTTCGGAGTTAAAAAATGGGAATGTGAAGTTACTTCAAATTATAACGTAGCATCTTTCATTAAAGAGTTTCAAGTAAAATTGCCTGAAGGTGAAAACTTAGACTTTGAAGCTGGCGGTTACATCCAAATTGATGTTCCAAAAACTACAGTTGAATTTAAAGACATGGATATTACGGCTCATCCTAAATATCATGAAACACCTGATAAGTTTAAGGAAGAGTGGGATAAATTTAATCTTTGGCCACTTAAAATGGTCAACGATGAAGAAGTTTTCCGTGCATATTCTATGGCTAATCATCCTGCAGAAGGAAACATGGTTAGTTTGACTATTAGAATTGCTACACCACCTTGGGATAGAGCTAAAAACACATGGATGGATGTAAATCCAGGATTGTGTTCTTCTTATATTTTTGGAAGAAAGCCAGGTGATAAGGTAACCATTTCTGGACCTTATGGTGAATTCTTCATCAAAGAAACGGAAGCAGAAATGCTTTATATTGGTGGTGGTGCAGGAATGGCTCCAATGCGTTCTCACTTATACCATTTGTTCCATACGTTAAAAACTAAACGTAAGGTTACATTCTTTTATGGTGGTCGTACTAAAAGAGAGTTATTCTATATCGAAGAGTTTAGAGAAATAGAAAAGGAATTCCCGAATTTCAAATTCTGTATAGCACTTGATAATCCTCAACCTGAAGATAATTGGGTACTTAAAAAGGATATTAATGACCCAGAAGGTGACGGTTTCAAAGGCTTTGTGCACAATGTGGTTATTGACGAGTTTTTAAGCAAACATGAAGCTCCTGAAGATTTAGAACTTTATTTCTGTGGACCGCCAATGATGAATCAGTCTGTTATTAAAATGGCTGATGATTGGGGTATTCCAGAAGAAAATGTAGCATTCGATGACTTTGGAGGTTAA
- a CDS encoding SixA phosphatase family protein, which produces MLNKTLYIIRHAQAEDSGNSAMLKDFNRNLTGKGISQSARLGSFLVKDSVKIDCFVSSPANRAFQTAKVLLEQYKLDEEQIRLDESLYGGGPRAYLACLNGISDDFNSLAIFGHNPDITFFAEYLTRDDIGGNMKKATVIEIKFENQAWNEISGKTGDLVRRVDVKSIEI; this is translated from the coding sequence ATGCTAAATAAAACTCTTTATATTATCCGACATGCACAGGCGGAAGATTCTGGAAACTCTGCAATGTTGAAGGATTTTAATAGGAATCTTACAGGAAAAGGGATTTCCCAATCAGCTAGATTGGGAAGTTTTTTAGTTAAGGATTCTGTTAAAATAGATTGTTTTGTTTCTAGTCCTGCAAATCGTGCTTTTCAAACAGCAAAGGTATTACTAGAGCAGTATAAATTAGATGAAGAACAAATACGTCTTGACGAATCTCTCTATGGAGGTGGACCAAGAGCATATCTGGCATGCCTAAATGGAATTTCCGATGATTTTAATTCACTAGCTATCTTTGGACATAATCCAGATATCACTTTTTTTGCAGAATATTTAACGCGTGATGATATTGGCGGAAATATGAAGAAGGCTACTGTGATTGAAATAAAATTTGAGAATCAAGCTTGGAATGAAATATCAGGTAAAACGGGTGATTTGGTAAGACGTGTGGACGTAAAAAGTATTGAGATTTAA
- a CDS encoding endonuclease/exonuclease/phosphatase family protein, with product MLFRILLFILPISCFAQSSLNVMTFNIRYATPNDGINQWENRKEHVAETISYFETDICGLQEATEPQVLFLGKVLTDYKWIGVGRDDGKAGGEFSPIFYNPSKLDLTSWETVWLSKTPEKPSKDWDAALPRIATVAHFKRKSDGKSFVAINTHYDHRGDVARVESSKLILKLIKDIKEPVILMGDFNSTPTDQPILTYTNNGLKNTHDVSKTGHYGPVDSFTGFNATERENSQIDHIFINSGIEVLKHAAVSQTWGGLFASDHHAILTSLKF from the coding sequence ATGCTATTCAGAATTCTCCTTTTTATACTTCCTATCTCTTGTTTTGCTCAGTCTTCACTAAATGTGATGACATTTAATATCCGTTATGCCACGCCTAACGACGGTATAAACCAATGGGAGAATAGAAAAGAACACGTAGCAGAGACCATTAGCTACTTCGAAACAGATATATGCGGTCTTCAAGAAGCCACAGAACCTCAAGTCCTTTTTTTAGGAAAAGTTCTTACTGATTATAAATGGATTGGCGTAGGAAGAGATGATGGCAAAGCAGGTGGAGAGTTTTCACCAATATTCTATAATCCTTCAAAATTAGATTTGACTAGTTGGGAAACGGTTTGGCTGTCAAAGACACCAGAAAAACCATCTAAGGATTGGGATGCGGCTTTACCACGAATTGCCACGGTAGCCCATTTCAAAAGAAAATCAGATGGTAAATCCTTTGTAGCTATAAATACTCACTATGACCACAGAGGCGATGTTGCTCGCGTGGAGAGTTCCAAGTTAATATTAAAGCTAATTAAAGATATAAAAGAGCCCGTTATTCTTATGGGAGACTTTAATAGCACACCAACAGACCAGCCAATTTTGACCTATACAAATAACGGCCTGAAGAATACGCATGACGTATCAAAAACTGGACACTATGGTCCTGTTGATAGTTTTACTGGTTTTAATGCAACAGAAAGAGAGAATAGCCAGATTGACCATATTTTCATAAACAGTGGCATAGAGGTCTTAAAACACGCTGCTGTTTCTCAAACTTGGGGCGGCCTATTTGCTTCTGACCACCATGCTATTTTAACCAGCCTTAAATTTTAG
- a CDS encoding CBS domain-containing protein produces the protein MITKVKTLLEGKEIQEIVSVTPSTSVIEALAVLEKYRIGAVLVMEDNELKGIFSERDYARKGIIKGRKAKSTLMSEVMTANVITAKDSSDIRECMELMSTGHFRHLPVVTEDGKVVGVLSIGDIVNGLILEQRNHINFLENYISGSIAG, from the coding sequence ATGATAACTAAAGTAAAAACTCTATTAGAAGGCAAAGAAATACAAGAAATAGTATCTGTTACCCCAAGCACATCAGTTATAGAAGCGTTGGCGGTATTAGAAAAGTATAGAATAGGAGCGGTGTTGGTAATGGAAGATAATGAACTTAAAGGTATTTTCTCTGAAAGAGATTATGCTAGAAAGGGTATCATTAAAGGTAGAAAAGCAAAAAGCACTTTAATGAGCGAGGTGATGACAGCCAACGTTATTACGGCAAAGGATAGCTCTGATATTAGAGAATGTATGGAACTCATGAGTACTGGGCATTTTAGGCATTTACCAGTAGTAACTGAAGATGGTAAAGTGGTTGGTGTCCTTAGTATTGGTGACATTGTGAATGGATTGATTTTAGAGCAAAGAAATCATATTAATTTCTTAGAAAACTATATATCGGGCTCTATAGCTGGCTGA
- a CDS encoding penicillin-binding protein 1A, producing the protein MKIPQVGILAEGKFKKLINFFYLFFFGGIGLFIVYLLAVNFNLFWLFGKMASVDDLDNPKSEIATEVISSDGKVIGKFFYENRSPADWDELSPYLIDALISTEDVRFTKHGGIDARAMIRVLTGVLTMNHKGGGSTITQQLAKNLFRLRMDESYQGILYEVPLLRTLIIKTKEWITCVKLEKRYTKKEIMKMYLDTIEFSSGAHGIKSATKTYFQKSPSELTVNEAALLIGMIQNPSRFNPKFRPQYAKPRRNVVLAQMVKYGKLAKSDFDQLKEEDIVLDYSPDSHNNGPAPYFRQFLKDWAKKEIQKFGYKPEDLYTKGFKIYTTIDSRMQTYAEEAMEEHMAKQQKLFDDHWKGRNPWVQRRNAESSNGYVEIPGFIESVAKRTQIYRDLKKKFGNDEKKIFAEMDKPTDMTVFTWEGEKDTTMSHMDSIRYYKRFLNMGLMAMDPRNGNIKAWVGGINFKHFKYDHVEQSKRQPGSTFKPFVYVTAIDNGFSTCEEVVDEPITFGAEDGLVGKTYTPKNSDGKYSYRSLTLRKALGESVNSVSARLIKQFKPSNVIKMAHQLGIKSELPDSPSLCLGVGEVSLFEMLGGYSVFANGGKYTEPLFVTRIEDKHGELIREYLPDQKEVLSSESAYKMIHLMKGSTISGGTSAGLGRYGVLTGNEVAGKTGTTSNYSDGWFMGLTSNLVAGVWSGASDRAIHFRSITYGQGARMALPAWGLFMQKVYADKDLEFGKSTFNIPPGIRVSGDCIFSPGETFRRPSDGTEGANPGRVKADDDEEML; encoded by the coding sequence ATGAAGATTCCACAGGTCGGTATTTTAGCCGAAGGCAAATTCAAAAAGCTTATTAACTTTTTTTATCTCTTCTTCTTCGGAGGAATCGGGCTATTCATCGTTTACCTGCTAGCTGTAAATTTTAACCTTTTCTGGCTTTTCGGAAAAATGGCATCTGTAGATGACCTTGACAATCCTAAAAGTGAAATTGCGACAGAAGTCATTTCTTCTGACGGCAAAGTTATAGGAAAGTTTTTCTATGAAAACCGAAGCCCTGCCGACTGGGATGAGCTTTCTCCTTATTTGATTGATGCTCTTATTTCTACTGAAGATGTACGCTTTACCAAACATGGTGGTATAGATGCCAGAGCCATGATTAGAGTGCTAACCGGTGTACTTACCATGAACCATAAAGGTGGAGGAAGTACCATTACTCAGCAGCTAGCCAAAAACCTTTTTAGATTAAGAATGGATGAGTCTTACCAAGGCATACTTTATGAAGTACCGCTACTAAGAACATTAATCATAAAAACTAAAGAGTGGATTACCTGTGTAAAACTAGAGAAAAGGTACACCAAAAAAGAAATAATGAAGATGTACCTTGACACCATTGAATTTAGTAGTGGTGCACACGGTATTAAATCTGCCACCAAAACATATTTCCAAAAGTCGCCTTCTGAACTTACTGTAAATGAAGCGGCTCTTTTGATAGGAATGATTCAGAACCCTTCTAGATTCAACCCTAAATTTAGACCACAATATGCTAAACCAAGAAGAAATGTGGTATTAGCTCAAATGGTTAAATATGGCAAGTTGGCGAAGAGTGATTTTGACCAGTTGAAAGAAGAAGACATTGTTTTGGATTATTCTCCAGACTCTCATAATAATGGTCCTGCACCGTATTTTAGACAATTCTTAAAAGACTGGGCAAAAAAGGAGATTCAAAAGTTTGGCTATAAGCCTGAAGATCTTTACACCAAAGGTTTCAAAATTTACACGACAATAGATTCAAGAATGCAAACCTATGCTGAAGAGGCTATGGAAGAGCATATGGCAAAACAGCAAAAGCTATTTGACGATCACTGGAAAGGAAGAAACCCATGGGTGCAGCGTAGAAACGCAGAATCGTCTAATGGTTATGTAGAAATTCCTGGTTTTATTGAAAGCGTAGCTAAAAGAACACAGATCTACAGAGATCTAAAGAAAAAATTTGGCAATGACGAGAAGAAGATATTTGCTGAAATGGATAAACCTACAGATATGACAGTTTTCACTTGGGAAGGTGAAAAAGACACGACGATGTCGCATATGGACTCTATAAGGTATTATAAAAGATTCTTAAATATGGGTCTGATGGCAATGGATCCAAGAAACGGAAACATTAAAGCTTGGGTAGGTGGTATTAATTTCAAACACTTTAAATATGACCATGTAGAGCAAAGTAAAAGACAACCAGGCTCTACTTTTAAGCCATTTGTTTACGTAACGGCTATTGACAACGGCTTTTCTACCTGTGAAGAAGTAGTGGATGAACCTATCACATTTGGAGCTGAGGATGGCCTTGTAGGAAAAACTTATACGCCTAAAAATTCAGATGGAAAATATTCTTATCGCTCTCTTACGCTTAGAAAAGCTCTGGGAGAATCAGTAAACTCTGTGAGTGCTAGGCTCATTAAGCAGTTTAAGCCTTCTAATGTTATTAAAATGGCCCATCAGCTTGGGATAAAAAGTGAATTGCCAGACAGCCCTTCTTTATGCTTAGGCGTAGGTGAGGTTTCTTTATTTGAAATGCTTGGCGGCTATTCTGTATTCGCCAATGGAGGTAAGTACACTGAACCACTTTTTGTAACTAGAATTGAAGATAAACATGGTGAATTAATAAGAGAGTATCTTCCAGACCAAAAAGAAGTTTTAAGCTCTGAGTCTGCCTATAAAATGATTCACCTTATGAAAGGCTCTACTATAAGTGGAGGAACTTCAGCCGGATTAGGAAGATATGGCGTATTAACTGGAAATGAGGTAGCAGGAAAGACAGGAACCACCTCTAACTACTCCGACGGATGGTTTATGGGACTTACGTCTAATCTAGTAGCTGGAGTTTGGTCAGGAGCTTCAGACAGAGCCATTCACTTTAGATCCATTACTTATGGACAAGGTGCTCGTATGGCCTTGCCAGCATGGGGACTATTTATGCAAAAAGTTTATGCCGATAAGGATTTAGAATTCGGCAAAAGCACTTTCAATATCCCTCCGGGAATTAGAGTTTCAGGTGACTGTATCTTCAGCCCTGGAGAAACATTCAGAAGACCATCAGACGGTACTGAAGGAGCCAATCCTGGCAGAGTAAAAGCGGATGATGATGAGGAGATGCTCTAG
- a CDS encoding membrane or secreted protein: MKLLLVTLAAVLFAFFLFSVRILFVKNGRFKGTCANNNPMLQKEGAVCGVCGKLPDDECQND; encoded by the coding sequence ATGAAATTATTACTAGTTACACTCGCCGCCGTTCTCTTCGCTTTCTTTCTTTTTAGCGTGAGAATACTTTTTGTAAAAAATGGAAGATTTAAGGGCACTTGTGCCAATAACAACCCTATGCTTCAAAAGGAAGGAGCTGTATGTGGTGTGTGTGGAAAGCTACCTGACGACGAGTGTCAAAACGACTAA
- the tsaD gene encoding tRNA (adenosine(37)-N6)-threonylcarbamoyltransferase complex transferase subunit TsaD — translation MPENIALLAIESSCDDTSASVIINGEVKSNIVSTQLIHKKYGGVVPELASRAHQQYILPVVDAALKEAKVTKNELKAVGFTRGPGLLGSLLVGTSFAKGFALANKIPLIEVNHMQAHILAHFIDEPKPQFPFICLTVSGGHTQLVLVKSHLDMEVLGETQDDAVGEAFDKGAKMLGLNYPGGPMIDKHAAKGNPLAYEFPISEMKGLSFSFSGVKTALRYFLEKKVKENANFIDENIDDICASYQYTLVKTLLQKLKKATRKHKIKHVAIAGGVAANSGLRNTLQETGEKEKWEVFIPKFEYCTDNAAMIAVSTYYKFLAKEFTEQSVSPLPRYKL, via the coding sequence ATGCCCGAAAATATTGCCTTGCTTGCCATTGAATCTTCTTGTGATGACACATCCGCATCGGTTATTATTAACGGTGAAGTGAAATCTAACATTGTTTCCACACAGCTTATCCATAAAAAATATGGTGGTGTGGTTCCCGAGTTAGCTTCTAGAGCACATCAACAATACATTTTGCCTGTAGTAGATGCCGCCTTAAAGGAAGCAAAGGTAACAAAAAACGAACTCAAAGCAGTAGGTTTTACACGTGGGCCAGGGCTTTTAGGTTCCTTACTTGTAGGCACTTCCTTTGCTAAGGGTTTTGCCTTGGCAAATAAGATACCGCTGATTGAGGTTAACCATATGCAAGCTCACATTTTGGCCCATTTCATTGACGAGCCAAAACCTCAATTTCCGTTTATTTGTTTAACTGTAAGTGGTGGTCATACCCAATTGGTTTTGGTCAAAAGCCATCTTGACATGGAAGTTTTAGGCGAAACACAAGATGATGCGGTTGGCGAAGCCTTTGACAAAGGGGCTAAAATGCTAGGTTTAAATTACCCTGGCGGTCCTATGATTGACAAGCATGCTGCTAAAGGTAATCCGCTGGCTTATGAATTCCCCATTTCTGAAATGAAAGGTCTTAGCTTTTCTTTTTCGGGTGTCAAAACTGCCCTACGCTACTTTCTTGAGAAAAAAGTAAAAGAGAACGCTAACTTTATTGATGAAAACATTGACGACATCTGTGCCAGTTACCAGTACACTTTAGTGAAAACCTTGCTTCAGAAGCTTAAGAAAGCTACTCGAAAGCACAAAATAAAACATGTAGCTATTGCCGGTGGAGTGGCTGCAAATTCTGGATTGAGAAATACTTTACAAGAAACTGGAGAGAAAGAGAAGTGGGAAGTTTTCATTCCTAAATTTGAATATTGCACAGATAATGCTGCTATGATTGCGGTGAGCACTTACTATAAGTTTTTGGCAAAAGAATTCACAGAACAGTCTGTAAGCCCCCTTCCACGATACAAATTATAA